From a single Planctomycetia bacterium genomic region:
- a CDS encoding DUF2924 domain-containing protein: MDLKQKLTSLPHLRVTDLRQMYAEVFGEPTNANNRDWLTKRLAWRLQAQAMGGLSERAMARAKELAREEDLRVTPPPVATIPISQPRDTRLPTPGAVITRTYKGVQHHVEVLADGFIWNGNTYTTLTAVAKAITGQHLNGFAFFGIKRGGKQ; the protein is encoded by the coding sequence ATGGACTTGAAGCAGAAACTGACCTCACTGCCACACCTGCGGGTGACTGACCTGCGACAGATGTACGCCGAGGTCTTTGGCGAACCAACGAATGCGAACAACCGCGACTGGCTGACCAAACGGCTTGCCTGGCGATTGCAGGCGCAGGCCATGGGTGGTCTTTCGGAACGGGCGATGGCACGAGCTAAAGAACTGGCTCGCGAAGAAGACCTGCGAGTGACACCACCACCGGTAGCCACGATACCCATTTCCCAGCCACGGGATACCCGACTGCCAACGCCCGGTGCCGTTATTACCCGCACCTACAAAGGCGTCCAACACCATGTCGAAGTGCTGGCCGACGGCTTTATCTGGAACGGGAATACTTACACGACACTGACTGCTGTGGCTAAGGCCATCACGGGCCAGCACCTCAACGGCTTCGCCTTCTTCGGCATCAAGCGGGGAGGGAAGCAATGA
- a CDS encoding recombinase family protein — MNKPPKRIRCAIYTRKSTEEGLEQEFNSLDAQRESAEAFIKSQAHEGWVCLPAKYDDGGFTGGNMERPALRQLLADIESGQVDCVIVYKVDRLSRSLLDFARMMEIFDRKGISFVSVTQQFNTTHSMGRLTLNILLSFAQFEREIISERTRDKIAATRRKGKWSGGRPILGYDADPVTNKLIINHEEAPRVRAIFRLYAEHGSLLPVAQELNQRGWRNKLYNTRKGISKGGMEFTRTSLWNLLTNPLYFGQVRHKDNVYAGEHEAIIDEVLWQRVQTQLERNGIHGGREIKNRHGSILKGLLRCVPCGCAMTPSYCCKNGKVQYRYYTCTKAQKQGWEKCSSKSVPAGQMEQFVVERIRGIGSDPALQAEVLTIIHQHHEEHRQTMQSEQALLMRELKRWQQEARNLIGQVKAGEVNTLVTSRLAEVQERIAHETPRLAQIREELERLADWTITAESVATVLGRFDELWKAMNIVEKQKLLQLLIDRIDYDGKVGQVTIHFHPTGLESLLTETITENAA; from the coding sequence ATGAACAAGCCTCCCAAACGAATCCGCTGTGCCATCTACACCCGCAAATCGACTGAAGAAGGACTGGAGCAGGAGTTCAACAGCCTCGATGCCCAGCGGGAATCAGCCGAAGCGTTCATCAAGAGCCAGGCTCACGAAGGCTGGGTGTGCCTGCCAGCCAAGTACGACGATGGAGGCTTCACGGGTGGCAACATGGAACGCCCTGCCCTAAGGCAATTACTCGCAGATATTGAATCGGGTCAGGTTGACTGTGTTATCGTTTACAAGGTAGACCGGTTATCCCGCAGCCTTCTCGACTTTGCCCGCATGATGGAGATATTTGACCGCAAAGGCATCTCGTTTGTAAGCGTGACACAGCAGTTCAATACCACGCATTCCATGGGACGATTGACGCTCAACATCCTGTTGTCCTTCGCCCAGTTTGAACGGGAAATCATCTCTGAGCGAACGAGGGACAAGATTGCAGCCACCCGGCGTAAAGGCAAATGGTCAGGTGGACGGCCGATTCTGGGCTACGATGCCGATCCGGTCACCAACAAGCTCATCATCAACCACGAAGAAGCACCACGCGTGCGTGCCATCTTCCGGCTTTATGCCGAGCATGGTTCTCTATTACCCGTTGCCCAAGAACTGAACCAGCGTGGCTGGCGGAACAAACTTTACAACACTCGGAAGGGCATCTCCAAGGGTGGCATGGAGTTCACTCGCACCAGCTTGTGGAACCTGCTCACCAACCCGCTGTACTTCGGTCAGGTACGTCACAAAGACAACGTCTATGCCGGTGAACACGAAGCCATCATTGATGAAGTACTCTGGCAGCGGGTGCAGACTCAACTGGAACGTAATGGCATTCATGGTGGCCGGGAAATCAAGAACCGGCATGGCTCGATTCTGAAAGGCTTGCTGCGATGCGTTCCCTGCGGGTGTGCCATGACACCTTCTTACTGCTGCAAGAACGGCAAGGTGCAGTATCGCTACTACACCTGCACCAAAGCTCAGAAACAAGGCTGGGAGAAATGTTCTTCCAAGAGTGTTCCCGCAGGTCAGATGGAACAGTTTGTCGTTGAACGTATTCGGGGTATTGGTAGCGACCCAGCTTTACAAGCTGAAGTACTCACCATCATCCACCAACACCATGAGGAACACCGGCAAACCATGCAGTCCGAACAAGCACTTCTCATGCGTGAGCTGAAACGCTGGCAGCAGGAAGCACGCAACCTCATCGGACAGGTTAAAGCAGGTGAAGTCAACACTCTAGTAACCAGCCGATTGGCCGAAGTACAGGAACGGATCGCCCACGAAACGCCACGGTTGGCCCAGATTCGCGAGGAACTCGAACGCTTGGCCGATTGGACCATCACCGCAGAATCCGTGGCCACAGTGCTAGGCCGATTCGATGAACTCTGGAAAGCCATGAACATAGTCGAGAAGCAGAAGCTGCTGCAACTGCTCATCGACCGCATTGATTACGATGGCAAGGTGGGCCAGGTGACCATTCATTTCCATCCGACTGGCCTGGAATCGCTGCTCACTGAAACCATCACGGAGAACGCTGCATGA
- a CDS encoding WD40 repeat domain-containing protein, producing MLLILILIISSTTIVTGDEVIMPSIQFKGSPLFVPYDFPVAASLDGKYIATASKTPGCAVLIDTKSGAEVMELKGGKSPITSIRFTPDDHTLLGGDDRRVYMWRLKSRSLVATCPANDESPGSTKLMQFAIAGNGNRFVTAISRHVQGEGSKGVTYQSWNLDSGAEEWSRHLPEPPYQLRYLMNVSYDGTVLAHWPGITSSQNGSTTIHFWKIVPRVGGIQKELEQDRSLNIKEISPVQCVAFTPSGKELIVTGSRNLRATGPNKLAQSSPDKDPLLLVYRSDSLQESARWNTRMSMPMSQLVFNRDGSLVAGFDSNWYELGIWETSSGKSLGIAKRDPYKTISWPKIWELRFNQKNQLQCSYSNIQAGKCIFQPRQDGGLLEFPAPGPPAIRPHSAYINTVAFSRDQKQLLTYDGGMLCTWDLKNLELVKSKRVGPAIRKFNMKRGGLLSPGGWASLRPIISSDGMLLVTQGLNAHLILTRLQSNEEIQLNLDLVEKQGMELALRVGITPDGKRVVAEWTEFLGYDQNPQKSGKVEAWDTANGNRLWSQPVLQLAPDEMRPFRNNIVNEPLSISTDSKSVVISGGILDVATGQLQSDWTAPIPQIRNGFLDSTGKRLVNLEGNQFGFWDMQTGRLLERWVLPDVSDSRLINILPDGRTALVSVKSPCSTDVAGSIILWIELASQQVRARFAFEHHFPFAVIGVSPDGNTLIGTNKSNAFAIWKLRTLPRQNRLVSKPEMEQHWKKICGLSADGGWKAMQALAEDPNQTIPFVMEHLNQRPTSEQVNAWIEELGHSDFNRREKAFENLAALGKSVEEKLKKASKSDSLEWQRRAEKLLQAFQGVDLGHIRDVRAVELLEMIGNAEAKKMLSQLAGGNSQDWLTQEAQIAIKRLTLRK from the coding sequence ATGTTACTTATTCTCATACTGATTATTTCCTCGACTACAATCGTGACTGGCGATGAAGTGATCATGCCGTCAATTCAATTCAAAGGCTCGCCACTATTTGTACCATATGATTTTCCGGTGGCTGCTTCGTTAGACGGCAAGTACATTGCAACAGCTTCCAAAACGCCTGGGTGTGCTGTCTTGATCGATACTAAATCCGGCGCAGAAGTCATGGAATTAAAAGGTGGGAAGTCGCCAATTACTTCGATTCGATTTACGCCTGATGATCATACTCTTCTTGGCGGTGACGACCGACGGGTATACATGTGGAGGCTGAAATCCAGGAGCCTAGTGGCCACATGCCCAGCCAATGATGAATCTCCGGGTTCAACAAAGCTGATGCAATTTGCCATTGCAGGTAACGGCAACAGATTTGTCACAGCCATCTCTCGTCATGTGCAAGGCGAGGGTTCAAAAGGTGTGACATATCAAAGTTGGAATCTAGATAGCGGAGCAGAGGAATGGTCTCGGCATTTACCAGAACCGCCATACCAACTTCGATATCTGATGAATGTATCGTACGATGGCACAGTATTAGCGCATTGGCCAGGTATTACCTCAAGTCAGAATGGATCAACAACGATTCACTTCTGGAAGATCGTTCCACGAGTGGGTGGCATCCAAAAAGAACTGGAGCAAGATAGGTCACTGAACATCAAGGAAATATCCCCAGTTCAGTGTGTAGCATTCACCCCAAGTGGCAAAGAATTGATAGTCACTGGATCTCGTAATCTGCGTGCTACGGGGCCCAATAAGTTAGCTCAGTCTTCCCCAGACAAGGATCCTCTTTTATTGGTATATCGTTCGGACAGTCTTCAAGAGAGTGCCAGATGGAATACCCGAATGTCCATGCCGATGTCCCAATTGGTTTTCAATCGTGATGGAAGTCTAGTGGCTGGGTTTGATTCCAATTGGTATGAACTGGGAATATGGGAAACGAGCAGCGGGAAGTCTCTAGGGATTGCAAAGCGAGATCCTTATAAAACAATTTCTTGGCCAAAAATATGGGAACTTCGATTCAACCAAAAGAACCAGCTTCAATGCTCTTATTCGAACATCCAAGCTGGCAAATGCATTTTTCAACCCCGACAGGACGGCGGATTACTTGAGTTTCCCGCCCCTGGCCCGCCAGCGATTCGACCCCACAGTGCTTACATTAATACGGTTGCATTTTCACGGGATCAGAAGCAATTATTAACGTATGACGGAGGAATGCTCTGCACGTGGGATCTGAAAAACTTGGAGTTAGTGAAAAGTAAACGTGTCGGCCCAGCGATTCGAAAGTTTAACATGAAGCGAGGAGGCTTATTGTCGCCAGGAGGCTGGGCATCACTGAGGCCGATAATCTCGTCTGATGGCATGCTTTTGGTTACTCAAGGACTCAATGCGCACCTCATCCTAACCCGCCTACAGTCAAATGAAGAAATTCAACTGAATCTGGATCTCGTTGAAAAACAGGGGATGGAATTGGCACTTCGTGTCGGAATTACCCCGGACGGGAAGCGAGTGGTTGCTGAGTGGACGGAGTTCCTGGGCTATGACCAAAACCCTCAGAAATCTGGAAAAGTCGAAGCTTGGGATACGGCAAATGGCAATCGCCTGTGGTCACAACCAGTGCTGCAGCTTGCTCCTGATGAAATGCGTCCTTTTCGAAATAACATTGTGAACGAACCACTCAGCATTTCAACGGATAGTAAATCGGTAGTAATTTCTGGCGGAATACTCGATGTGGCTACGGGCCAACTGCAGAGTGATTGGACTGCACCAATTCCACAAATTCGGAATGGATTCTTGGACTCAACCGGGAAGCGATTGGTAAATCTTGAAGGCAACCAATTTGGATTCTGGGACATGCAAACTGGCAGATTATTGGAAAGATGGGTGCTTCCAGATGTTAGCGACTCCAGACTAATCAACATCTTACCTGATGGAAGAACTGCTCTGGTATCGGTTAAGTCTCCATGTTCGACTGACGTTGCCGGGAGTATCATTCTCTGGATCGAATTGGCAAGTCAACAGGTTCGTGCAAGATTTGCATTTGAGCATCACTTCCCATTCGCCGTCATCGGCGTCTCACCGGATGGTAATACGCTAATAGGCACAAATAAATCGAATGCGTTTGCAATCTGGAAACTACGTACGTTACCAAGACAGAATCGATTGGTATCAAAACCCGAAATGGAACAGCATTGGAAGAAAATCTGTGGATTATCGGCAGACGGTGGTTGGAAAGCAATGCAGGCGCTAGCAGAAGACCCAAACCAGACGATTCCATTTGTGATGGAGCATCTGAATCAGCGTCCCACCAGCGAGCAGGTGAATGCATGGATTGAAGAATTGGGTCATTCCGACTTCAATCGCCGTGAAAAAGCCTTTGAGAACTTAGCCGCCTTAGGCAAGAGTGTTGAAGAGAAGCTAAAGAAGGCATCCAAGTCTGATTCACTGGAATGGCAACGGCGCGCGGAGAAACTGTTGCAGGCATTCCAGGGTGTGGACCTTGGTCACATTCGCGATGTACGAGCAGTAGAGCTATTGGAAATGATTGGGAATGCTGAGGCGAAGAAGATGTTGTCGCAGCTTGCTGGTGGAAATAGCCAGGACTGGTTGACCCAAGAAGCACAGATAGCGATTAAGAGATTGACACTCAGGAAGTAA
- a CDS encoding tetratricopeptide repeat protein: MRLFILIAVFQWMIPLQADDWKGQVVFPREADLMLRDKGDVIGRFLHDGKVVRDNGETLEIVQSDPFAKRDRQGVVSKKEAILASEAVDYFTGLVTKEPRTVFPLLQRARAYELAGKQSLAFADLKQAVNLSGQAAALHKAGIALHNQKKYPEAIAKYTEALKFDRSTALIYHNRGIVHNNLGNHDESLADISEAIWLQPKKESYYYDRGLRWNALKKHDRAISDFTKCIELNNSKGQYFFYRGKSHSNAGNTKAAISDYSAALHRDRNDFFSLFNRGLLYKKEGDLRKALADFEQAEKLKPDHEMALINLVHIHMQMEKYFKAQPIAERLVYMHPNNAENFVELAMCQRAQGHDVFSATLEKALVLDPDNAWARHERGLWHLDHCRWQQALEDHTRAITKAPKKVDAYAARAWAYAGLKKWNEAMKDLDEALTIDPKAVLPLCVKATLLVTDDSTKKNVEQAMDLVENAIKIAGERNPDVQAARAAVHAWRGEWKLAKQYQSNACIGNSNSISRFDRTFRYRARLYSQNQRVQFPEKSSP; this comes from the coding sequence ATGCGGCTGTTCATCCTGATTGCTGTTTTCCAATGGATGATTCCACTCCAAGCTGACGATTGGAAAGGCCAGGTAGTCTTTCCCCGAGAAGCAGACTTAATGCTCCGTGACAAGGGCGATGTGATTGGTCGTTTCCTGCATGATGGAAAAGTAGTACGTGACAACGGAGAGACCTTGGAGATCGTTCAAAGCGACCCCTTTGCCAAACGAGACCGGCAGGGAGTTGTCTCCAAGAAAGAAGCCATTCTTGCCAGCGAGGCAGTAGACTACTTTACCGGGTTAGTGACTAAGGAACCGCGTACCGTATTTCCCCTATTACAGCGAGCACGTGCCTATGAATTGGCAGGCAAACAATCTTTGGCTTTCGCTGATCTCAAACAGGCAGTCAATCTATCTGGCCAAGCTGCGGCACTTCACAAGGCTGGTATAGCACTGCACAATCAGAAGAAATATCCCGAAGCCATTGCCAAATATACCGAGGCACTGAAGTTTGACCGCAGCACCGCCTTAATCTACCACAATCGCGGAATTGTTCATAATAACTTGGGCAACCACGACGAATCACTGGCCGACATCTCTGAAGCCATCTGGCTTCAACCCAAAAAGGAGAGCTACTATTACGATCGTGGACTTCGCTGGAATGCATTGAAGAAACATGACCGAGCCATCAGCGACTTCACCAAGTGTATTGAGCTGAATAACTCCAAGGGTCAATACTTTTTCTACAGAGGAAAAAGTCACTCGAATGCTGGCAATACCAAGGCAGCCATATCAGATTACAGTGCTGCCCTCCATCGAGATCGCAACGATTTCTTTTCACTCTTCAATCGGGGCTTGCTTTACAAAAAGGAAGGTGACCTGCGCAAAGCCTTGGCCGACTTTGAACAGGCGGAGAAACTCAAGCCTGATCATGAAATGGCGTTGATCAACCTCGTCCACATCCACATGCAAATGGAGAAGTACTTCAAGGCACAGCCCATAGCGGAAAGGCTGGTGTACATGCATCCCAACAATGCTGAGAATTTCGTGGAATTGGCAATGTGTCAGCGCGCACAAGGTCATGACGTTTTTTCAGCAACGCTGGAGAAGGCACTGGTGCTCGATCCCGATAACGCCTGGGCTCGACATGAACGTGGCCTCTGGCATCTTGATCACTGCCGTTGGCAGCAGGCGCTGGAGGATCACACGCGCGCGATTACCAAGGCACCTAAGAAGGTGGATGCCTATGCAGCACGCGCCTGGGCCTATGCCGGTCTTAAAAAATGGAACGAGGCTATGAAAGACCTGGATGAGGCACTTACGATCGACCCCAAAGCGGTTTTGCCTTTATGTGTGAAGGCTACATTGCTGGTTACCGACGACAGCACGAAGAAGAACGTGGAACAGGCCATGGATCTTGTGGAGAATGCGATCAAAATTGCCGGAGAGCGAAATCCGGATGTACAAGCGGCTCGTGCTGCGGTTCACGCTTGGCGGGGGGAATGGAAATTGGCGAAGCAATACCAGTCAAATGCCTGCATCGGTAACAG